The Streptomyces sp. HUAS CB01 genome has a segment encoding these proteins:
- the nadC gene encoding carboxylating nicotinate-nucleotide diphosphorylase, which translates to MSTPEERPEPVDVPLIQIGARAAEEQGCGDDCGCGDEVYECGLDPALAELLAESGLDPVQVEDIAHLAIEEDLDGGIDVTTVATVPEDAVATGDFTAREAGVVAGLRIAEAVLSIVCTDEFEVERHVEDGDRVEPGQKLLSVTARTRDLLTGERSALNLLCRLSGIATATRAWADALEGTGARVRDTRKTTPGLRALEKFAVRCGGGVNHRMSLSDAALVKDNHVVAAGGVAQAFKAVRETLAELGTPDLPVEVEVDTLHQVREVLDAGADLILLDNFTPVETAEAVAIVGKRAVLESSGRLTLANARAYAETGVDYLAVGALTHSSAILDIGLDLREAEV; encoded by the coding sequence GTGAGCACGCCCGAAGAACGTCCGGAGCCCGTGGACGTACCGCTGATCCAGATCGGCGCCCGCGCTGCCGAAGAGCAGGGCTGCGGCGACGACTGCGGCTGCGGCGACGAGGTGTACGAGTGCGGCCTGGACCCCGCCCTCGCCGAGCTCCTGGCCGAGTCCGGCCTCGACCCCGTACAGGTCGAGGACATCGCGCACCTCGCCATCGAGGAGGACCTCGACGGCGGCATCGACGTGACGACCGTCGCCACCGTCCCCGAGGACGCGGTCGCCACCGGTGACTTCACCGCCCGTGAGGCCGGCGTCGTCGCCGGTCTGCGCATCGCCGAGGCCGTCCTCTCGATCGTCTGCACCGACGAGTTCGAGGTCGAGCGCCACGTCGAGGACGGCGACCGCGTCGAGCCGGGTCAGAAGCTCCTCTCCGTCACCGCCCGCACCCGGGACCTGCTCACCGGGGAGCGCAGCGCCCTGAACCTCCTGTGCCGTCTCTCGGGCATCGCCACCGCCACCCGGGCCTGGGCCGACGCGCTCGAGGGCACCGGAGCGCGGGTGCGCGACACCCGCAAGACGACACCGGGCCTGCGCGCCCTGGAGAAGTTCGCGGTGCGCTGCGGCGGCGGGGTCAACCACCGCATGTCGCTGTCCGACGCGGCCCTCGTCAAGGACAACCACGTGGTCGCCGCGGGCGGCGTGGCCCAGGCATTCAAGGCCGTCCGGGAGACGCTGGCCGAGCTGGGCACCCCGGACCTGCCCGTCGAGGTCGAGGTGGACACCCTCCACCAGGTCCGCGAGGTCCTGGACGCCGGTGCGGACCTGATCCTCCTGGACAACTTCACGCCCGTGGAGACCGCCGAGGCCGTGGCGATCGTCGGGAAGCGCGCCGTCCTGGAGTCCTCCGGCCGGCTCACCCTGGCGAACGCCCGGGCCTACGCCGAGACGGGCGTGGACTACCTCGCGGTCGGTGCCCTCACCCACTCCTCCGCGATCCTCGACATCGGTCTCGACCTCCGAGAGGCCGAGGTCTGA
- a CDS encoding type III pantothenate kinase — protein sequence MLLTIDVGNTHTVLGLFDGEDIVEHWRVSTDPRRTADELAVLLNGLMGMHPLLGEELGDGIEGIAICATVPSVLHELREVTRRYYGDVPAVLVEPGIKTGVPILMDNPKEVGADRIINAVAAVELYGGPAIVVDFGTATTFDAVSARGEYAGGVIAPGIEISVEALGVKGAQLRKIELARPRSVIGKNTVEAMQAGIVYGFAGQVDGVVQRMKRELADEPEDVTVIATGGLAPMVLGESSAIDEHEPWLTLIGLRLVYERNVSRM from the coding sequence ATGCTGCTCACCATCGACGTCGGCAACACCCACACCGTCCTCGGCCTCTTCGACGGCGAGGACATCGTCGAGCACTGGCGCGTCTCCACCGATCCGCGCCGCACGGCCGACGAACTGGCCGTGCTCCTCAACGGCCTGATGGGCATGCACCCGCTGCTCGGCGAGGAACTGGGCGACGGCATCGAGGGGATCGCGATCTGCGCCACCGTGCCGTCGGTGCTCCACGAACTCCGTGAGGTGACCCGCCGCTACTACGGCGACGTGCCCGCCGTGCTCGTCGAGCCCGGCATCAAGACCGGCGTGCCGATCCTGATGGACAACCCGAAGGAGGTCGGCGCGGACCGCATCATCAACGCGGTCGCCGCCGTCGAGCTCTACGGGGGCCCGGCGATCGTCGTGGACTTCGGTACGGCGACGACCTTCGACGCCGTCAGCGCCCGCGGCGAGTACGCGGGCGGCGTCATCGCCCCCGGCATCGAGATCTCGGTCGAGGCCCTCGGCGTCAAGGGCGCCCAGCTCCGCAAGATCGAGCTGGCCCGGCCGCGCAGCGTGATCGGCAAGAACACGGTCGAGGCCATGCAGGCGGGCATCGTCTACGGCTTCGCGGGCCAGGTCGACGGCGTCGTCCAGCGGATGAAGCGCGAACTGGCCGACGAACCCGAGGACGTGACGGTGATCGCCACCGGCGGCCTGGCCCCGATGGTCCTCGGAGAGTCCTCCGCGATCGACGAGCACGAGCCCTGGCTGACGCTGATCGGCCTGCGCCTGGTCTACGAGCGGAACGTCTCGCGCATGTGA
- a CDS encoding BlaI/MecI/CopY family transcriptional regulator, translated as MPRQLGDLEDAVMTRIWQWNRPVTVREVLEDLQQERSIAYTTVMTVMDNLHQKGWVRREVEGRAYRYTAVSTRAAYSAALMNEAWSKSDNPAAALVAFFGMMSPEQRQELRDAIRVVQRDPAEETAEPEREGSSQGAAEGSPEQDAEGAHGADGAGR; from the coding sequence GTGCCCCGCCAATTGGGAGACCTCGAAGACGCCGTCATGACGCGCATCTGGCAATGGAACCGCCCGGTGACGGTGCGCGAAGTGCTGGAAGATCTCCAGCAGGAACGGTCCATCGCCTACACCACGGTCATGACCGTAATGGACAATCTCCATCAGAAGGGCTGGGTGCGCAGGGAAGTCGAAGGCCGCGCCTATCGATATACCGCGGTCTCCACCCGGGCCGCCTACTCCGCCGCACTGATGAACGAAGCCTGGTCGAAGAGCGACAACCCCGCGGCGGCCCTTGTCGCCTTCTTCGGCATGATGTCGCCGGAGCAGCGCCAGGAGCTCAGGGACGCGATCCGCGTCGTTCAGCGCGACCCCGCGGAAGAGACCGCGGAACCGGAGCGGGAAGGGTCTTCGCAAGGAGCGGCGGAGGGTTCTCCCGAACAGGATGCCGAGGGCGCCCACGGCGCGGACGGGGCGGGGCGATAG
- a CDS encoding amino-acid N-acetyltransferase, which yields MSSAQPLPNAAANAVTVRRARTGDVPAVRRLVDPYVSEGILLDKATVTLYEDIQEFWVAERDTDAQVVGCGALHVMWEDLAEVRTLAVDPQFRGGGVGHHVLDKLLHTARWLGVRRVFCLTFEVDFFRKHGFVEIGETPVDGDVYSELLRSYDEGVAEFLGLERVKPNTLGNSRMLLHL from the coding sequence ATGTCGTCAGCGCAGCCGCTTCCCAATGCCGCAGCAAATGCCGTCACGGTCCGTCGGGCCAGGACCGGCGATGTGCCGGCCGTACGCCGTCTCGTGGACCCGTACGTGAGCGAAGGCATCCTGCTCGACAAAGCGACCGTGACGCTTTACGAGGACATCCAGGAGTTCTGGGTCGCGGAACGCGACACGGACGCGCAGGTGGTCGGCTGCGGTGCCCTCCACGTGATGTGGGAAGACCTCGCGGAAGTGCGCACGCTCGCCGTGGACCCCCAGTTCAGGGGCGGGGGTGTGGGCCATCATGTGCTGGACAAGCTGCTGCACACCGCCCGCTGGCTGGGTGTGCGGCGGGTATTCTGCCTGACCTTCGAAGTCGACTTCTTCCGGAAGCACGGCTTCGTGGAGATCGGTGAGACTCCGGTCGACGGAGATGTCTACAGTGAGCTGCTGCGTTCCTATGACGAGGGTGTCGCCGAGTTCCTCGGTCTCGAACGGGTGAAGCCGAACACCTTGGGCAACAGCCGGATGCTTCTGCACCTGTGA